In Ostrea edulis chromosome 4, xbOstEdul1.1, whole genome shotgun sequence, a single window of DNA contains:
- the LOC125669566 gene encoding dynein light chain Tctex-type 5-like has product MQSHKQASTDGETEEDEHSVSTLSRQNTNTTLPSLTGTARLKKLTRNILKTRIDSSTISEKEIIPEVVLDKKYEPTYRMEPNKRFSPARTKVLIKAVLSTLLENYDYSANSSPTPAEMTMKLPELIIKQVRSLDFERYKLVCLVSMGSVDDSSVSVTSRCLWDTNLDTCVTYTHTDKTYYCTVTLYGLYHE; this is encoded by the coding sequence ATGCAGTCACACAAGCAGGCGTCCACAGACGGAGAGACGGAGGAAGATGAGCATTCAGTTTCCACTCTTTCCCGCCAAAACACCAACACCACATTACCAAGTTTGACGGGCACCGCGCGTCTGAAGAAACTGACACGGAACATATTAAAGACACGAATAGATTCATCTACCATCAGCGAAAAAGAAATCATTCCAGAAGTGGTCCTTGACAAAAAGTATGAACCCACCTACCGGATGGAACCAAACAAACGGTTCAGTCCGGCACGAACTAAAGTCCTGATCAAGGCTGTACTGTCAACTCTCTTGGAAAATTACGATTACAGTGCCAATTCGTCTCCTACCCCCGCAGAGATGACTATGAAGCTTCCAGAGTTGATCATAAAACAAGTGAGGAGTCTGGACTTTGAGCGTTACAAGCTCGTCTGTTTGGTTTCCATGGGCAGCGTGGATGACAGCAGTGTCAGCGTCACCAGTAGATGTTTGTGGGACACGAATTTGGACACGTGTGTTACGTACACACACACGGACAAAACCTATTACTGCACCGTCACGCTGTACGGACTCTACCACGAATGA
- the LOC125668991 gene encoding dynein light chain Tctex-type 5-B-like, whose product MQGINDSTVENMSKYRRTLTAPSRDSYEHLETLKPSVSISEPMLKIPIQERKKSVAAETMLKIPFHERKKSIAVNRGSSGSTSIHGIVGRYARRLSSKAQIKREDTQGSSLNLPSVSFRQEPTYKMEPDMKFSAKSVEEIIKDTLNRRLQDYKYDSEQTPSLGKILSADIKERVKRLNFDRYRIVCMLVIGENRGQCLQTSSRCQWYPSTDSFASYNYKNHSVFCSCTVYGIYAE is encoded by the exons ATGCAGGGTATTAAT GACTCTACGGTGGAGAATATGTCGAAATACAGAAGGACATTAACAGCTCCCTCGCGAGACTCATACGAACACTTGGAAACATTAAAACCTTCTGTGAGTATATCCGAACCGATGTTGAAAATACCTATACAAGAGAGAAAGAAGAGCGTTGCAGCCGAAACGATGCTGAAGATACCCTTTCATGAGAGAAAGAAGAGCATTGCAGTAAACAGAGGGTCGAGTGGATCTACTAGTATTCACGGAATTGTGGGTCGTTACGCTAGACGCTTGTCGTCCAAAGCTCAGATAAAGAGGGAGGACACACAGGGGTCGTCTTTAAACCTACCCTCGGTTTCTTTCAGACAGGAACCGACGTACAAGATGGAGCCCGACATGAAATTTTCGGCGAAATCCGTGGAAGAAATCATAAAAGACACTCTAAACCGCAGACTGCAAGATTACAAGTACGACAGCGAACAAACGCCTAGTTTGGGGAAAATTTTGAGTGCTGACATCAAAGAGCGCGTAAAACGGTTAAACTTTGACAGATACAGGATCGTCTGCATGCTTGTGATTGGTGAAAACCGAGGACAATGTCTTCAAACGTCTAGCAGATGTCAGTGGTATCCTAGTACTGATTCATTCGCCTCCTACAATTACAAGAACCATAGCGTCTTTTGCTCCTGTACGGTTTACGGCATATATGCTGAATAA
- the LOC125668990 gene encoding clumping factor A-like has product MPTEQIRFNSNISNSETDTEATSNSETDTEATSNSETDTEAISNSKTDTEAISNSETDTEAIINISNSETDTEAISNSKTDTEAITISNISNSETDTEAISNISNSETDTEVISNSETDTEAISNSETDTEDISNISNSETDTEVISNSETDTEAISNSETDTEAISNNETDTEAISNISNSKTDTEAISNISNNETDTEAINNSETDTEAISNISNSETDTEVISNSETDTEAISNSETDTEAISNISNSETNTDAISNSKTDTEAISNISNSETNTETISNISNSETDTEAISNSETDTEAISNISNSETDTEAISNISNSETDTEAISNISNSETDTEAISNSETDTEAISNSETDTEAISNISNSETDTEAISNSETDTEAISNISNSETDTEAISNSETDTEAISNSETDTEAISNSETDTEAISNISNSETDTEAISNSETDTEAISNSETDTEAISNSKTDTEYISNISNSETDTEAISNISNSETNTEAISNSETDTEAISNISNSETNTEDIRNSETNTDAISNSETNTEAISNISNSETNTETISNIETDTEAISNSETDTEAISNSETDTEDISNISNSETDTEAISNISNSETDTEAISNSETDTEAISNISNSETDTEDISNISNNETDTEAISNISNSETDTDAISNSETDTQAISNSETDT; this is encoded by the exons ATGCCGACAGAGcaa ATCCGTTTTAACAGTAACATCAGTAACAGCGAAACTGACACAGAGGCTACCAGTAACAGCGAAACTGACACAGAGGCTACCAGTAACAGTGAAACTGACACAGAGGCTATCAGTAACAGCAAAACTGACACAGAAGCTATCAGTAACAGCGAAACTGACACAGAGGCTATCATTAACATCAGTAACAGCGAAACTGACACAGAGGCTATCAGTAACAGCAAAACTGACACAGAAGCTATCA CTATCAGTAACATCAGTAACAGCGAAACTGACACAGAGGCTATCAGTAACATCAGTAACAGCGAAACTGACACAGAAGTTATCAGTAACAGCGAAACTGACACAGAGGCTATCAGTAACAGCGAAACTGACACAGAGGATATCAGTAACATCAGTAACAGCGAAACTGACACAGAAGTTATCAGTAACAGCGAAACTGACACAGAGGCTATCAGTAACAGCGAAACGGACACAGAGGCTATCAGTAACAACGAAACTGACACAGAAGCTATCAGTAACATCAGTAACAGCAAAACTGACACAGAGGCTATCAGTAACATCAGTAACAACGAAACTGACACAGAGGCCATCAATAACAGCGAAACTGACACAGAGGCTATCAGTAACATCAGTAACAGCGAAACTGACACAGAAGTTATCAGTAACAGCGAAACTGACACAGAGGCTATCAGTAACAGCGAAACTGACACAGAAGCTATCAGTAACATCAGTAACAGCGAAACTAATACAGATGCCATCAGTAACAGCAAAACTGACACAGAGGCTATCAGTAACATCAGTAACAGCGAAACTAACACAGAGACGATCAGTAACATCAGTAACAGCGAAACTGACACAGAGGCTATCAGTAACAGTGAAACTGACACAGAGGCTATCAGTAATATCAGTAACAGCGAAACTGACACAGAGGCTATCAGTAATATCAGTAACAGTGAAACTGACACAGAAGCTATCAGTAACATCAGTAACAGCGAAACTGACACAGAGGCTATCAGTAACAGCGAAACTGACACAGAGGCTATCAGTAACAGCGAAACTGACACAGAAGCTATCAGTAACATCAGTAACAGCGAAACTGACACAGAGGCTATCAGTAACAGCGAAACTGACACAGAGGCTATCAGTAATATCAGTAACAGTGAAACTGACACAGAAGCTATCAGTAACAGCGAAACTGACACAGAGGCTATCAGTAACAGCGAAACGGACACAGAGGCTATCAGTAACAGCGAAACTGACACAGAAGCTATCAGTAACATCAGTAACAGCGAAACTGACACAGAGGCTATCAGTAACAGCGAAACGGACACAGAGGCTATCAGTAACAGCGAAACTGACACAGAAGCTATCAGTAACAGCAAAACTGACACAGAGTATATCAGTAATATCAGTAACAGCGAAACTGACACAGAGGCTATCAGTAACATCAGTAACAGCGAAACTAACACAGAGGCCATCAGTAACAGCGAAACTGACACAGAGGCTATCAGTAACATCAGTAACAGCGAAACTAACACAGAGGATATCAGGAACAGCGAAACTAACACAGATGCCATCAGTAACAGCGAAACTAATACAGAGGCTATCAGTAACATCAGTAACAGCGAAACTAACACAGAGACGATCAGTAACATCGAAACTGACACAGAGGCTATCAGTAACAGTGAAACTGACACAGAGGCTATCAGTAACAGCGAAACTGACACAGAGGATATCAGTAATATCAGTAACAGCGAAACTGACACAGAGGCTATCAGTAATATCAGTAACAGTGAAACTGACACAGAAGCTATCAGTAACAGCGAAACTGACACAGAGGCCATCAGTAACATCAGTAACAGCGAAACTGACACAGAGGATATCAGTAATATCAGTAACAACGAAACTGACACAGAGGCTATCAGTAACATCAGTAACAGCGAAACTGACACAGACGCCATCAGTAACAGCGAAACTGACACACAGGCTATCAGTAACAGCGAAACTGACACATAA
- the LOC125669565 gene encoding dynein light chain Tctex-type protein 2B-like, whose translation MLAKMKASAEQDIEKKTPDLKPVLITERKFSVYDKKEKDNVTVSDKSRNSITVPAKRVPPKVPQPRGSLSGMLATKKFFKRLSKKQRAASTVSVPAKQYEPTYRMEPKVHYNEKTVYDIVKELIDEKLEGMIYSKKYSGNLTKIISNQIKEKVKALHYDRYRIVCNVMLGENRGATVLATSRCAWDPKTDNFTSYSFQSKHLFCNVSVFAVYKE comes from the coding sequence ATGCTCGCCAAAATGAAAGCCAGCGCCGAGCAGGACATCGAGAAGAAGACTCCTGATCTCAAACCAGTGCTCATTACTGAGCGGAAGTTCAGCGTGTATgataaaaaggaaaaagacaatGTCACGGTCAGCGACAAATCAAGGAACAGTATTACTGTTCCCGCCAAAAGGGTGCCACCAAAGGTACCCCAGCCACGCGGTTCGCTTTCCGGCATGTTGGCGACCAAAAAGTTCTTCAAACGGTTATCAAAGAAGCAGAGAGCGGCGTCAACTGTTTCAGTTCCAGCAAAACAATATGAACCGACATATCGCATGGAACCAAAGGTGCACTATAACGAAAAAACAGTATATGACATCGTGAAAGAACTCATTGATGAGAAATTAGAAGGCATGATTTATAGCAAAAAGTATTCCGGAAACCTTACCAAAATCATAAGCAACCAGATCAAAGAGAAAGTGAAAGCGCTGCACTATGATCGGTACAGGATAGTATGCAATGTGATGTTGGGAGAGAACCGGGGAGCCACTGTGCTGGCTACAAGTCGCTGTGCGTGGGATCCAAAGACCGACAATTTTACTTCATACTCTTTCCAAAGTAAACATCTATTTTGCAATGTGTCCGTGTTTGCGGTGTACAAGGAAtag